The Paenibacillus beijingensis nucleotide sequence GCTGAAATCTTTGGCTGGATCGTCATCACCGCTTTACCACTTTTTGTGATACGGTTCTCCGCACTGTCCGTAACGGCAAGTTTGCTGAGAAAAGAGGCGCCGAATCCGGCGCCCCTTTGAGCTTAAATAGACATTCCGCCCGAGACCTCGATGCGCTGGGCATTCACCCAGCGATTCTCCCCGGACAGGAGCGACGCGATCATCGGACCGATGTCGTCGGGTTGGCCGACGCGGCCAAGTGCCGTCATCTCCGCGACGTGCTTATTGACCTCGGGATCGTCACGAACCATGCCGCCGCTGAAATCGGTCGCGATCGCCCCGGGGGGCACGGTATTGACCGCGATCATGGCCCTCGCCACGGCATTCAGTTGCGGCCGTTTATAATTGATAAATCCCTTGTTCGATTCGCTGGAGGCAATCTTCGGCAAACTTGTAGTAATCAAAGTCATGGTGGCTTTCGCCCTTACTAAGGCCGCTGTAAAACATTCCCCAAGCGACCTCACGAACCATCGCCACGAATTTCATGTCCTGCAGAATGTGGAATGTTTCCTCCTCAAAATATCCGAAATATAACTTTAACCACTCGCGCTCTTCGGCTTCACTGAACTGGTTCGTAAACGGAATAAGCGTCAAATCGAAAAACACATCTCCGATTGCCGACAACTCCCAATCAATGATTTGCAGCTCTTGACCGGTATAGATCATATTGACCAAGAAGGAATCATTATGACAGAATTTGTTGTTATATTGTTTGTCGCTGCTCCGCTTATGCGTGATTTCCTCTACCCGATGCAAAATCCGGTTTAATCCGTCCGGATGCTTGACTTGAAACTGATCGGCGCCTTGCAAATAGCCATGAATAAGATCGTAAGGCGCCAATGTTCTGCCTTGACCTTCCATACGGTGGATTCGTTTGAAGCGATCCATAATCATGGCTTTGATATGATCGTCTTGCAGATCCTCTTTCTCAAGCATTCGACCTTCAATAAATTCCGTGACGACAAACTGTTCCGGATATTGACTCGAAACCACAGCAGGAGTAAATCCTTCTCGGTTCGCTTTCTTCATCACTTCGACTTCAGATTGGCGTGTCAGGTTCAAATA carries:
- a CDS encoding SDR family oxidoreductase, with the translated sequence MIAVNTVPPGAIATDFSGGMVRDDPEVNKHVAEMTALGRVGQPDDIGPMIASLLSGENRWVNAQRIEVSGGMSI
- a CDS encoding choline/ethanolamine kinase family protein; the protein is MKVEEIIRGVPELYDEFVSVERLSGGLCNQTYKVHTKQSNYVLRVNSRQNEYLNLTRQSEVEVMKKANREGFTPAVVSSQYPEQFVVTEFIEGRMLEKEDLQDDHIKAMIMDRFKRIHRMEGQGRTLAPYDLIHGYLQGADQFQVKHPDGLNRILHRVEEITHKRSSDKQYNNKFCHNDSFLVNMIYTGQELQIIDWELSAIGDVFFDLTLIPFTNQFSEAEEREWLKLYFGYFEEETFHILQDMKFVAMVREVAWGMFYSGLSKGESHHDFDYYKFAEDCLQRIEQGIYQL